ACAAAACTTATTTGTTTGGCCGACTATATCAGCTGAGGTATTCATTTTTTCAGCAGAGACAGCTTAATAATCTACAGCATCAACATCAATTACCAATTACATTGATAAATATTGGCGATCGCTATACTTCTTGTTCACAGGTAAATTTTTATATTATAGCACTGTGAATCTATCTGTTGCATTCTTTTTTAAAATTTGTATAATGTGTTTTTAACTACGTTATTAAGTTGAATTAGTAAGATAAACTTGCTTAATATATGTCATCAAACTAGTGACTTAATTTAGTAACAAAAAAGGATAACCAATGAGCAAAGAACTAGCCAAAGTAATCTTATGGGAAGAAAATCAAAAAGATTTTATCAAAAAGTTTTATGATCTACAATTTCTTCCCAGAATAGGAGAGGAAATTTACCTAAAAAAAGAAAAATGGAGAGTAACTAAAGTTGAACATGATTTAGAAGTTAATGAGGTTAATATCTACATAGAATTAATCAAAAAAGTGAAGCAAGATAAATCATCGCAGGATAAATCATCTAATTCATAGCCCCTCTTAAAGCACCCTCTTCCCAGATTGATCATAAAGCCTGAAAGAAGAGGGGTGAAAAACTCTGAAAATGTAGATTCGCAAAAAATTCCAGCAGTTTTGTATCGGTTTTCAGCCTAAATAATTGTTGTATAAATTGGACTATCATAAATATTGGTCATATTAATGATTTTCCCTCACTTGTGAGAAATTCCGGAGTTGACAAGTTTGTGGACTTTTCAGATAGCCATTGATACCAACTATCTAATCCAGCGCCAGTCATTGCAGAAACTTGAAAAATCTGAATGCGCGGATTAACCTGTCGCGCATATTCTATGCATTTTTGCACATCAAACTGTACGTAAGGTAGTAAATCAATTTTGGTGAGAATCATAATCTCACTAGTGCGAAATATATGGGGGTATTTTATCGGCTTATCTTCTCCCTCTGTCACCGAAAGAATTACTACTTTTGCCTGTTCTCCTAAATCAAATAAAGCTGGACAAACCAAATTTCCCACATTTTCAATCATGACAACTGAGTTCAAAGGTGGATTTAGTTGTTGTAAACCCCTGTCTATCATCGATGCATCCAGATGACAGCCTGTTCCGGTATTAATTTGGATGACTTTACAGCCTGTTTCTCTAATTTTTTGAGCGTCGTTAGTTGTTTCTTGGTCGCCTTCGATAACACTAATAGTAAGTTGATGTTTTAAATCATTGATTGTTTGAGTTAAAAGAGTAGTTTTCCCTGCACCAGGAGAACTCATTAAATTTAAAGCAAGAATATTTCGCCCTTTGAACCACCCTCGATTTTGGGCGGCAATTAAATTATTTTTTGATAAAATATCTTGTTCTAAAGATATAGTTGTATTATGAATTTTGGCATGAATTTGAGATACTTCGCTGTGAGTATCGTGACTATGAGAATGGGTAATAACAGTACCATCAGGTAAAGTGTGAGTATGATGATGGTTGTGTTCAACCTCACCCGTTTCTAAATTAGTAACTTTAGCTTCACCTTCATCAGAACAACCACAAGTTACACACATACTTCCTCTATTTCTATTTCCTTAATTTTTAATTCTTCACCAGTTATTAAATCTAAATGCACGCTACCACAGTTACAAATACCAAATGGTTTATCCAAAGCAATTTCAGTACCACATTGCTGACATCGTGCTAAACCAGGTATTTCTATAATTTCTAAATTTGACCCTTCTAAAACTGTTCCTTGAGTACAAATATCAAAACAAAATTGCACAGCATCAGGCATAATTGCTGAAAGTTTGCCAATTTCTAACACAACTCGTAAAACTTTTTTTGCTTTGGCATGTTCAATAACAATTGCCACAATATTTTGTGTAATTCCTAGTTCATGCATAGAAAAATGTATTTAAATTATATTAATTCCCTGTAAGTTTACCTTTATCTACTACTCTTTCACTACCACCAGAGTAGCATTTTCTTTCTTTGTATCTTTGTGGTTCAATTAACAAATTCGTGGCAATTGTTCACCTACCAACATATCCACAATTCTTTCAGTACCAAAAGCTGTTTTTAAAAAGACAACCCCTGGAGGTGAAGCAATAACTTCACCAATCATACAAGCATCTTTACCTGCGGGGTGAGATTTCATAGCTGATAAAACAGTGTCAGCATTCTCTCTTGCAACCACTACTACCAGCTTACCTTCATTCGCTAGATATAACGGGTCTAAACCTAAAATTTCGCAAACTCCTTTAACTTCTTCACGCACAGGTATAGACTCTTCATCAAGACGAATCCCTACATTAGAACTGAGTGCAAATTCATTTAAAACTGTTGCTAAACCGCCGCGTGTAGCATCCCGCATTGCATGTACTTGTGGGCATACTTTGAGAATAGATTCTACTAAATTATGCAACGGCTGACAGTCACTTTCGATATCAGTTTCTAATGCTAATTCACCACGGGCAATTAAAATTGCTGTACCATGATTGCCTAATTCACCATTAATAATTACTACATCTCCAGGTTGAATATTGTGGGCGGAAATGCTGACTCCCGCCGGAATAACGCCAATACCAGCAGTATTAATAAATAGTTTATCGACAGCACCACGATGTACAACTTTAGTATCACCAGTGACGATTTGCACATCAGCTTTATTTGCGGCTACTTTCATACTTGTAGCGACACGCCGCAAAATTTCCACAGGTAATCCTTCTTCTAAAATGACGCTACAGGTGAGATATAAAGGTTTAGCACCACTGACAGCTAAATCATTTACTGTACCATTAACAGCTAATTCACCAATATCACTACCAGGAAAAAATAAAGGATCGACAACATAAGAATCAGTGGTAAAAGCAAGTCTATCACCTTGTTCTAGAAGATGAGATAAATTCAAGCTAGCTTGGTCTTCTAATTGGGAAAGAATCGGATTATCAAAATTATTGACAAAGATATCATCAATTAAATCGCGCATGGCTTTACCACCGCTACCATGTGCGAGGGTGATATGCGTATCTTGTACTTTTCCTTGGCGACGACGGACTTGTTCTATTTTTTGAAAAAGGGTATTTTTATTTGAATTATTTAAATAAATATCCATTGTTAAAGTCTTTTGTAAATTATATGGATGTAATATTGTAGGGTGTGTTAATGTTACCCAATTCATACACCCTACAATTTGCTAACTATATATTATCTGCCTGCTTCGTCATGTCTACCACGATGCCTATCAGAGTGTAATAGACCACCTACAGCCCAATTTTCGCGTTCAAATTCGTCAATGTGAATTGTTATCCATTCGGGTTTAGTTTCTAAAGCTGAAACTAAAGCATTGGTTAGGGCTTCCACTAGCCGCCGTTTTTTTTCGATGGAATGACCACGGGCAATTTTGACTGTAACGAATGGCATATAATTCTACTCCCATCACAAGATGATTGTGTTGTAAAGTTGGGGTTGGTCACTTTTATCTTAGGTTATGGAGTTAGAATTATCATTTCTTGTTCAGCAAAGTTTTTATTAGCAAGATGGGAAAATCTGCCGTATTTGTAATAAGCTGCACAAGCGCCTTCGGAAGATACCATACAAGTACCAATGGGTGTTTCTGGTGTACAAGCTGTACCAAATACTTTACACTCCCAAGGTTTTAAAACTCCTTTAAGGATTTCTCCACATTGACAAGCTTTATGGTCAGCAACTTTGCGGTTAGGAATGGTAAATTTTATTTCTGCGTCAAATTCTGCATAATCAGGATGGATTTTTAAGCCTGAATAAGGTATATCACCTAAGCCCCGCCATTCAAAGTTTTCTCGTACAAGAAAAACTTGATTCATGGCATCTAGTGCTACTTGATTACCAGCTTTTTCTACTAGTCGGTTATATTGGTTTTCGACTTCACAACGATTTTCGATTAGCTGCTGTAACAGCATCCAAATTGATTGGAGTATATCTAATGGTTCAAATCCAGAAATCACAATTGGCTTATGATATTGTTGAGAAATAAATTCATAAGGGTCAGTACCAATTACCATGCTGACATGACCAGGGCCGACAAATCCATCTAGCTGTAAATCGGGATTATTTAATAATGCTTGCAGGGCGGGAATCACGAGGACGTGATTGCAAAACATACTAAAGTTATGAATTTTTTCGACTGCTGCTTGCAAAATGGTCAAGGCTGTGCTGGGGGCTGTGGTTTCAAAGCCGAGGGCGAAAAAGACGATTTCTTTATCGGGGTTGTCTTTGGCAATTTGCAGGCTGTCTAGGGGTGAGTACACCATACGGATATCTGCGCCTTGGGCTTTGGCTTGCAGCAAGCTGGTTTTGGAACCGGGAACGCGCATGGTATCGCCAAACGTAGCCAAAATGACGTTATGATTTTGGGAGATAGCGATCGCATCATCTAATCTCCCTTTTGGCATAACGCATACTGGACAACCAGGCCCATGAATTAATTCAATGGTTTCGGGCAGAATTTCTTCGATACCATATTTAAATATAGAGTGTGTATGCCCGCCGCATACTTCCATAATTTTGATTGGTTTTTCTAGCTGCTGGCTTAATTTTGTAATTTGGCGGCGTAAGGCTTCAGCTTTTTCAGGTTCTCGAAATTCGTCTACATATTTCATAGAATGTGGGGAATAAGAAGTTTTGTGTATGAGTTAATTTGACTTTTTCAACGAACGACTAAGACACCAACCAAGAAGAAAAAGAAGAGTTTTAGTTACTAATTGCTGCTAGTTCTTGCAATAATTTTAAGGTTTCTGCGGCTTCTTGTTCGTTAATTCGATTCATGGCGAAGCCGACGTGAACTAATACCCAATCTCCAATACATGCTTCTGGGGGATGTTGTTCGTCAACGATACAGGCAATATTTACTTGGCGTTTGACACCAGCAATATTAACAATGGCTAATTTGTGGTTAGCGTTAGTTATTTCGATGATTTGGCCAGGAATTCCTAAACACATTTTTATTTTCCTTTTTGAAGAGACATTAACTGCTAATACCGTTTCACATTAAGATTGATACAGATGGCAAGTAGGGGAGGCAGGGTGAGAAACAAAAGTGATTTGTATCAAGAAGTTCGTGAAATTGTATAAAGTGGAGAGTCAGCAGAGAAAAATTGGAAAATATTACTAATTAATCATGATTTTTGCAGCTGTAATCATGGCTTGACCTAAAGATAAGTTGCCGTCATTTGCAGGGAGTAACCTGTGTGTAAATACATTAATTTTTAATGATTGTAAGCGGTTGGTTACTTGCTCTAATAAAA
Above is a window of Nostoc sp. UHCC 0702 DNA encoding:
- the hypD gene encoding hydrogenase formation protein HypD, with the translated sequence MKYVDEFREPEKAEALRRQITKLSQQLEKPIKIMEVCGGHTHSIFKYGIEEILPETIELIHGPGCPVCVMPKGRLDDAIAISQNHNVILATFGDTMRVPGSKTSLLQAKAQGADIRMVYSPLDSLQIAKDNPDKEIVFFALGFETTAPSTALTILQAAVEKIHNFSMFCNHVLVIPALQALLNNPDLQLDGFVGPGHVSMVIGTDPYEFISQQYHKPIVISGFEPLDILQSIWMLLQQLIENRCEVENQYNRLVEKAGNQVALDAMNQVFLVRENFEWRGLGDIPYSGLKIHPDYAEFDAEIKFTIPNRKVADHKACQCGEILKGVLKPWECKVFGTACTPETPIGTCMVSSEGACAAYYKYGRFSHLANKNFAEQEMIILTP
- a CDS encoding 4-oxalocrotonate tautomerase family protein, producing MPFVTVKIARGHSIEKKRRLVEALTNALVSALETKPEWITIHIDEFERENWAVGGLLHSDRHRGRHDEAGR
- a CDS encoding HypC/HybG/HupF family hydrogenase formation chaperone — translated: MCLGIPGQIIEITNANHKLAIVNIAGVKRQVNIACIVDEQHPPEACIGDWVLVHVGFAMNRINEQEAAETLKLLQELAAISN
- the hypA gene encoding hydrogenase maturation nickel metallochaperone HypA, producing MHELGITQNIVAIVIEHAKAKKVLRVVLEIGKLSAIMPDAVQFCFDICTQGTVLEGSNLEIIEIPGLARCQQCGTEIALDKPFGICNCGSVHLDLITGEELKIKEIEIEEVCV
- the hypB gene encoding hydrogenase nickel incorporation protein HypB translates to MCVTCGCSDEGEAKVTNLETGEVEHNHHHTHTLPDGTVITHSHSHDTHSEVSQIHAKIHNTTISLEQDILSKNNLIAAQNRGWFKGRNILALNLMSSPGAGKTTLLTQTINDLKHQLTISVIEGDQETTNDAQKIRETGCKVIQINTGTGCHLDASMIDRGLQQLNPPLNSVVMIENVGNLVCPALFDLGEQAKVVILSVTEGEDKPIKYPHIFRTSEIMILTKIDLLPYVQFDVQKCIEYARQVNPRIQIFQVSAMTGAGLDSWYQWLSEKSTNLSTPEFLTSEGKSLI
- the hypE gene encoding hydrogenase expression/formation protein HypE, giving the protein MDIYLNNSNKNTLFQKIEQVRRRQGKVQDTHITLAHGSGGKAMRDLIDDIFVNNFDNPILSQLEDQASLNLSHLLEQGDRLAFTTDSYVVDPLFFPGSDIGELAVNGTVNDLAVSGAKPLYLTCSVILEEGLPVEILRRVATSMKVAANKADVQIVTGDTKVVHRGAVDKLFINTAGIGVIPAGVSISAHNIQPGDVVIINGELGNHGTAILIARGELALETDIESDCQPLHNLVESILKVCPQVHAMRDATRGGLATVLNEFALSSNVGIRLDEESIPVREEVKGVCEILGLDPLYLANEGKLVVVVARENADTVLSAMKSHPAGKDACMIGEVIASPPGVVFLKTAFGTERIVDMLVGEQLPRIC